From the Mauremys reevesii isolate NIE-2019 linkage group 19, ASM1616193v1, whole genome shotgun sequence genome, one window contains:
- the LOC120386717 gene encoding orexigenic neuropeptide QRFP: MKAPYSLSCLLLLSLGTCFPPDDRKETGEPGDGVWFETSWQGTADDASQSGLWREVLRRRRFEDLSSLFSVAKELQGFGKERAGFRFRFGRQESREEEGEGVGFLRGDGEKRSGTLENLAEELNGYNRKKGGFSFRFGRR, translated from the coding sequence ATGAAGGCTCCTTACTCCTTGTCCTGTCTCCTCCTCTTGAGCTTGGGAACCTGCTTCCCTCCCGACGACAGAAAGGAGACGGGAGAGCCAGGGGACGGGGTCTGGTTTGAGACAAGCTGGCAGGGAACGGCAGACGACGCCTCTCAGAGCGGCCTGTGGAGGGAAGTGCTGCGGCGGAGGAGATTCGAAGACCTCAGCTCCCTTTTCAGTGTGGCCaaggagctccagggctttggcAAGGAGAGGGCAGGCTTCAGGTTCAGGTTCGGGAGGCAGGAGAGCCGGGAAGAGGAAGGCGAAGGGGTCGGTTTCCTGCGGGGGGACGGCGAGAAGCGCAGCGGCACCCTGGAGAACCTGGCGGAGGAGCTCAATGGCTACAACAGGAAGAAAGGGGGATTCAGCTTCCGCTTTGGCAGAAGATGA